A region of the Candidatus Acetothermia bacterium genome:
CGAGGTGGACCGCCGAGCCCAGCGCCCCCCCGAGGATGACCGCGAGCATCAGGACGAGCACGTTCTGGGTCCCCAAGGCCAGGCGGAACCCGAGGACGACGGTGGCCAGGCCCACCCCGGCCGTGGCTGCCTCGCGCACCCGCGCCGGGACCCGTGCCCCCAGGGCCCAACCGGCGGCGCCCCCCACCAATACCGTCCCCATGTTGATCCAGGTGCCGGTCATCGTGGGCCATATGGTAGCCGGAGGGCCACACCCCCCCAAGCCACCCACGGTTTGACAGACGAAGCATCGCGCCCCTAAACTGCGCGGGAGAGGTGGTGGCGAATGTGGAAGGAGTTTCGAGATTTCATTGCCAAAGGGAACCTGGTGGAGATCGCGGTGGCGTTCATCATGGGCGCCGCGTTCGGGGCGGTGGTGCGGTCGTTCGTGTTCGACCTCGTGATGCCCGTGATCGGGAAGCTTGTGGGGAACGTGGATTTCTCGAACCTATTCGTCGTCCTCACCGGGGAGAGTTACCCCTCGGCGGCGGCGGCCCGGGCGGCTGGGGCGGCGGCCATCTACTGGGGCGAGTTCGTAAACGCCCTCATCAACTTCCTCATCATCGCCCTGGTCATGTTCCTGCTCCTCCGGGCCGTGATGCGGATGCAGAAGCCGAAGCCGAAGGAGGCGCCGGCCACGAAGGAGTGCCCGTACTGCAAGACCCAGATCCCCATCGGGGCTACCCGCTGCCCGCACTGCACCTCAACCCTGGCCTGACGCGCGTCCCGCGAGGTTGAGAGAGAACGCCGGGGGAGGTAGGCCCTCCCCCGGCACTTGCTCACGGGACGGGGCGAACCGCCCGTGGCACCTCGCTCACATCCGGACTGCCCGGGCGAGCACTGGAACCGCGATCATCGCCGCCAGGGCCAACCCGACGGCGATGCCGATGAGGACCTTGTCTCGCGTGGTCATCTGCCCTCCAAACGACACCGGCCCGGTCCGGCCGGCCAACGCGGAAGTATCCACGCGGAGGCGTGGACGATCCGTGGAAAGGGGGTGGAAGGACAGAGGACATCGCCGCCCCCAGCGGGTGACAGGTGACGGGGGGAGGCCCAGGGGCGCATGGCACCCTGTCCACACCGGTGTGTGTTCGCTAGCATCACGGCGCAAGGGCTCCAAAGGCGCGGCTCCCGGGTTCCACCGCGGGGACGGGCTCCTGCGCCCGCCCGCCTCCACGTTGGCTGTGCCCGCGAACGCCCAGTTGATCACGGACACCGAGGCAGCAGCAGTTGCTCAGCACCCTGGCCCAACTGCACGAAATACGGGGAGCTGACCTTGCCGCTTGCCGCGCCCTGGTTGCCAAACTGTATCCTCACTACCCCGCCTACACCCTCCTCGCCGTAACCAACCCGGATGGCAGCCTGAAGTGCAGCGCCCTCCCGCCCGAAGGGACGGTGGATTACGCCGATCGCGACTGGTTCCAGCGCGCCGTGCAGACGCGAACCTTCACGATTGGTTCGTTCTCGGGCGCATCACCGGCAAGCCTACCCTGCCGTTGGCGTACC
Encoded here:
- the mscL gene encoding large conductance mechanosensitive channel protein MscL, which encodes MWKEFRDFIAKGNLVEIAVAFIMGAAFGAVVRSFVFDLVMPVIGKLVGNVDFSNLFVVLTGESYPSAAAARAAGAAAIYWGEFVNALINFLIIALVMFLLLRAVMRMQKPKPKEAPATKECPYCKTQIPIGATRCPHCTSTLA